The nucleotide sequence GTTCTATCTGTCCGAATCCTGCACTAAATCCGGAGTTCATGGCTTCATAAGCCGGTTCACCAAAGAGGAATACATAGATCTCGTCTGCTTTTTCAGCAGCATCGATGTTCTGGAACCTGTCAGGATAGATCACCTCGCCTGAGTAGTAAGCGGCAGCAAGTACAGAACCATGGTTCGTGGTGTACCAGTTGTAAGGCACTACGCCATAGACTTCGCCGTTCTTTACAGCTGTCAGTGAGGTGTAGGCCGGATCAGTTTTCAGCTCATCTACTGCTGAAGGTGTCGTCTGGTATGTTGAAAGGTCAACAAAAATGATCTCCGGGTCCCATTCAATGATAGCTTCCTTTGACACATCAGCATGTTCGGTTCCAAGTGATGATGCTACATTCTTTGCATTAATAAGTTCAAATGGCGGGTAGGATGGTTCAGTTGACTGGAACCCATGTGGACCTCTGTATGCTATGCCGCCAACATAGACGGAAGCCTTTTCTTCTTCAGGGATATCCTCAGTTCTGGAACCAAGGTCTTCGATGGTCATATCGAAGAACTCAATGACCTCTTCTCCTCTTTCTTCTTTTTCCATTACTTCTGCCATGATACGCAGTGAATGGTACATATCATCGCGATAGACTCCGAGGTCTCCATAATTAAGGGCTATCACAGGGATCCCTGTCTTTGCCTGAAGTTCATCTGCATCATCAGCTGACTGCACGTATGTCCAGAAGATCACATCAGGATCAACGGCAACGATCTTTTCGGGGTCAGTGTTTCCCCTGTATTCGCCTATCAGGGGCATGTTCTGGAATTGAGGATTAGCAATAGCATAGGGTCTTCTATTTTCATCTTTTCTCAATTCAATGTCTTCAACACCAACGACTTTATCCTGAGCACCAAGATAGCAAATATATCTTAGCGCACCGGGTCCCTGGCAGATGATTTTTTCAGGAGCCACAGGGACCGTTACTTCTCTTCCAAGACCATCGGTAATGGTTTGCATTTCTACATTATTTACTGCCGACTTCCCGGAACTGGAAACACAACCAGAACCTATGCAGGACAGTATCACGAGGAGGATAATTAGTATTCCACTATATGTTTTTAATTTCATTCTGTTAGCACCACCGTATGCGATGTTACAAATATTATTCATGCACAGGCCCAAAGTTTTCGATCTATTTGCAGATATGGCTGCAATTTTTGTCGTTCATGGCTCTATTTATATGATGATTTGTAACAATTCCATGCTATGTTCTAAAATATTTGGCATATTTATTACTACGAATTTTAATATTTTTAATAATAAATAGCATGTAACTTAAACTTTATGTTAATAGTGTTAACAATGTAAAAATTTGTTAAAAAATGAGTATTTTTCAACCCACATTGATTCAAAGGTATCCCCAATCGCATACTTTTTAACATGCTATGTCCTTCTACTAATTAATGGACCTTATAGGGTATTTTATCTATTCTTTTATGACTCTATTTATTATTGTAAGCCCTATTACCGGAGTCATTACTTTTATAACGCTGACCAATGGTCTCTCTCTTGATGCAAAGAACGTGATCGCAAAGAAATCTGTTATGCTGGCATTTGTTATTGCCATATTCTTTATTTTCACGGGAAATATTATTCTTGATATTCTTGGGATCAGCCTTGATTCACTGAAAGTTGCAGGTGGACTCTTACTTTTTACGATAGCTTTTGATATGATGCAGGCCAAGATCTCAAGAGAAAGCATTACTGACAAAGAGATAGATGCATCTGCTGATCGTGAAGATATCTGGATCTTCCCCATCGCAATGCCAATTCTCACAGGTCCTGCTACAATAACAACAGTTATTATTCTTACAGAAACCGCTGAAGTGGTTCAGCAAAAATTGCTCGTAATACTTGCAACAGTTATTACATATTCAATAGCCATGGTAACATTTCTCTTTTCGAGAAGAATACACAAAAAAATGGGATATAATGGAATGCTGGTACTTACCAGACTATTTGGTCTGTTCCTGGGTGCGATCTCAGTAACTATGATAGCAAGTGGTATCTGGGGAATTTACATTGGAATGGTGGGATTGCCTACTTAAATCCAGACGAAATACATCTTCATATCCATTTCAGTTTTCTGAAATAAGTGAGCATCACAAGAGATACGGATATCATTAGTGCCCAGACCGCAGGATATCCCAAATGCCATTTCAGCTCTGGCATATATTCAAAGTTCATCCCATATATTCCTGCGATGAACGTGAGGGGAATAAAGATGGTCGCTATGATGGTAAGTACTTTCATTATCTCGTTCATTTTGTTGCTTGCAGTAGAAAGGTAAAGATCGAGCATCGTGGAGAGGATATCTCGATATGATTCAATTGTATCCATTACCTGAATTATGTGATCATAGACATCTTTAAGGAAAATTGATGTTGACTCTTTGATAAAAGGTGACTCTTCTCTTTGTAAACTGCTTATAACTTCCCTTAAAGGCCAGACGAATTTCCTTAAAAAGATCACTTCTTTCTTTAAGCGATGGATCTTCTCAAGAGTTTTTGGTGTAGGGTCATCAAGGAGTTCGTCATCAAGTGATTCTATATTTTCACCTATTTTCTCAAGCATAACAAAATAGTTGTCAACTATAGAATCCAGGAGTGCATAAGTCAGATAATCAGGACCTTGTTTTCGGATCCGACCCTTTGATGATCTTATTCGATCTCTTACCGGATCGAAAGTATCCCCCATAATTTCCTGGAACGAAATTACAAAATTTGACCCGAGGATAATACTGACCTGCTCAGCTATGATCTCCTCTTTGTCCTTATCATATTGTAACATCTTCAGAACTATATACATATAGGAATCGAAAAATTCTACTTTAGGTCGTTGATCAGTGTGGACAATGTCTTCAAGTACAAGGGGATGTATACCAAAGTTAGTACCTATCTTTTCGATCAGGTCGACATGATGTACTCCGTAAATATTGATCCAGGAAACATTTTCACTATCTTTAAATGGATATGCTTCCTCGATATTTTCTGCTACCAGTTCCTGAAAATCATCTGCATTGTAATCAATAACAGTTATTTTTGGCTCTGTTAGCTGTTTTTTCCCAATATGAATCAGTGTTCCGGGAGCAACGCCTACTTTTCTGGAACCCGCATGAACCATTTTACTCATAATATCCCATTATATAATATTCGTCAATGCCTTTTATTTCTATTCATACGTCCATATGGAGCTAGTGCGACTATAATGTGAATTAAAAAAGATCTGTCTAAAAGCTCAAAAAGTAAAAAAAGAAAGTGGAAAATTCATTTCTTCTCTTTGGCATATGCCACAAGAGCTTCTTTGATACCCCACTTGAAAGCTACGACAACAGCGATTCCCCATGCCAGTGGTCCTATCAGCAGATAGAAGATACTAGTATCTATGAGCATTGTATCAAGTGCCAGTAAGATCAGTATCAGTGCAAGGAATCCCTTGAGTAGTGGGATCCAAACATTGGTTCCTTCTACTTCCATTCCTTCCATAATACCTCTTAGGTAATCTGTAAGGAAATCAATTACTAATAGGCCAACTACAAGTATCAGAACTCCTGCAAATACATTTGGTATGTAATCGAGGATCCCTGTCAGGAAATTAGATATAACATCCAGTCCCAGAATATTAGAAGCTGCCAGGATGAAGATAAGATATCCGAAAATTTTGACAATACCTGCAATTATACCTGAAGTTGTCAATCCAGATGCTTCAAGACCTTTCCCAATACCACTCTTACCGATCGTATCATCAACACCTGATGCCATGATGATCGTCTTTATCAGTCCGGCCAGAAAATCAACAACAAGCAGTCCAATGATAAGGGTTATCAATGCCGATACTATAAGGGGCAGGAATAAGATTATCTGAGTGATAAAATCTGCCACGATCTGTATTTTTAGCAGATCGATAATGATCACAGCGAATATGATGTAGATGAACCATCTGATTATTGCATCAAACGTTTCAACTGTGGTCGTTCCGGTTTTTTGTATCATGCCACCTAAAGCTGTCTTATCAATAAGATCATCCAGGCCTACCTTATCAAGGATCTTTGAACCGATCTTTCCAAGTGCTTTTCCGACAATCTTTCCTACTATCAGTAACACTATGACAGCAATAAGTGTTGGAATAAAAGCAATGAATTGATCCACCATTCCGTATAAACTTTCAAGTATAGGTGATTCTGCCATTATATATACCCCCGTATATTATTTTTGAAGAATAAATGTCCAAAATTTAGACGCACAAAAAAATTTCTTCATAATTTAATCTGGTAATTATCTATTTAAACCTTTTGAAAAAAACAAATCTGTAACAATTCTCTTTCTGAATAAATCAATAACTATATTGACTAATAACTAAATTAATTAATTAATTAATAGTTTGGTGTAAGAAGCTGACCATCCTTTATTTTTCTCTTTTTTCCTTTATCCGTATATGCTAACTCTTAAATAAATAGCAACCCAATATTTCCATAGAATTATTGCACTAATGATGTACCAATATTGCAGTGTATTATTGTAACATGAATCCTCTGCTTATATTGCGATGTTGAAATCTCATTAAGACGTGCTGACAACCTACTTGTGATCCTTTAGAGGTGAATTTTTGGAAACAACCCCAAATACGGATATTGATGATCCTGCTGTTGTAAAGGCTACTGATGTCTGTCGTGATTACCAGGTAGGTGAGATGACAATCCCTGTTCTTAAAAATGTGAACATGGTTGTTGAAAAAGGAGAATTTGTCGCTATAATGGGTCCGTCGGGTTCTGGTAAAAGTACACTTATGAACCTGATAGGTTGTCTGGACCGCCCTACCTGTGGTACTGTCCTTCTTATGGGAAAAAATATAAACAGTATCTCTGACAACGAACTGGCAAAGCTTCGGGGGCTTGAAATTGGTTTTGTGTTCCAGAGCTTCAACCTTGTTCCAAGGCTTACTGCTCTTGAGAATGTGGAACTTCCCACTTATGCCAATAGCAGGCCCGGTGTTGATAATCGAAAATATGCAAAGGAGCTTCTGGAACTGGTGGGGCTGGAAGACAGAATGAATTACCGTCCAACTGAACTTTCAGGAGGTCAATCCCAGAGAGTTGCTGTTGCACGCGCTTTGATCAATGATCCATCGCTTATCCTTGCTGATGAGCCTACCGGGAACCTCGATTCCAAAACAGGTAAGGAGATCATGGAACTGTTCACTGATCTCAATAATAAGGGACGTACGATCATAATGATAACGCATGATCCGAATCTTGCAAAAAAATATGCTGACCGGGTGGTATACCTGAAAGATGGGTATATCGAAGACCGTAATGATGTTGCTAACTAAAAATATGGTGGATTTAATTGATAGAAGGGTGGAGTATATTATGATGAATTATAAAAGACCAATAGGGATCCTTGTATTGTTGATATTGCTTTTCGTTGTTGCAGGTCCCATAATTGCTGGTGCAGCATCTTCCAGCAGTACATTAAGGGTGGACCTGCTGAGGTATGATCCTTATCCTGCAGAAATAGGTTCTTATGTAGATGTGTGGATCAAAGTTGAGAATTTTGCATCCGGGACCGCTGAGGACGTTTCAATAAAGATCGAACCAGAGTATCCCTTTTCACTGGATTCAGAGAATAATGCCATCAAGAATTTTGGCATCTTACCTCCTGACAGGACTGCTATCCATGAGTATCGTCTTTATGTGGATGATGGTGCAAAGGCAGGTGCAGGAAGTTTTGACATCCTGTATCGTGCAAGTGACGAATCTTCCTGGCAAAAGACCAGTTTTGATATCAAAGTAGGCTCCACCACTTTTGATAGCAAGGGTACAGTAGGCCTCTCAAACGTGATCTCCTCTCCTGAGGTATTTATGCCGGGGGATGAAGGAAGTGTAAGCTTTACCCTGACAAATACTGCCCAGCAGAGTACGATCGTTATCGATGATGAAAGCTATGATACGTATGCAAGGGTGCAGTCAGCAACACTTATGGGTACTGATATGATCACAGTGACCAGCCAGCCGTATGAAGGTAAGGGTGTACTAGGTCCCGGGGATTTTGTACAGGTTACCTATAACATCAAGGTTAGTGATTCGATGGAGGATGGTACTTATTTCCTTGATCTTGTCATGATAGGCAACTCACATTCATTTAATAATAACTGGATGGTGCCCGTTGTTGTAGATTCCTCTGCTGTGAGGGTAATTCCTTCCATGCCGCTTGTCCTGGAGAATGGAAAGGCAGACCTTGAATTCGATGTTGCGAATATCCATCCGAACGCACTGTCCTCTGTGCTGGTAAAACTTGAAGCAGATGGTGTGAAATTCCTCCCGCAGGAATATTTCGTGGGATCCATGGACCCTGATGAACTGTTCACCATTGAGATCGAAGCGCAGGCAGATGATCCTGATAAGACCGGTCCGGTAAACCTTACCATCTACACGGATTACAGGAACGGTTTGAACGAGCACAACGAAGTCATTGGAACAGATGTTCTTACATTGGAACATGTAGAGGAAGACGGTAACAATACTGCACTTGCGATCCTGTTGATCGGGGGTATCATTGTAGCTGTTGCTTACTACATGTACAGGAAAAAAGGCCTAAGGATATCTATGGACCGCTGAAACAATGGTAAATCTCTCACAGGCGACGAAGATCGCACTTGGTAGCATACGTAGTGCTAAGATGCGCTCTGCTTTGACAACGCTTGGTATTGTTATAGGTGTAGCTGCTGTTATTGTGAACATCTCGATGGGTGTGGGATTTAGCCAGAGCTTTGAAGATAACATTGGAGCTGTGGGGTCAAATTTCATCATTATTTACACGCAAAAGAGCAATGTTCTCAATGATAACCAACTTGAGGTCGTGAGGAACACAGCAGGCGTTGAGGCGCTATCTCCTGTCAATGGACAAATTGGTACTGTCACATATCAATCTTCGGGCAGGAGTACCACAATAAATGGTGTCCGTTCAGAATATGAAGAAGTCGGGAATATCTTAATGGAAAAAGGCCAGTTCCTCACCGATCAGGACCAATACGTTGCTGTGATAGGTTCGGATATAGCGTATGACAAATTTGAAAGGAACCTTTCTGTCAAGAACTCCATTAATATTTCCATCAATAATATCGATGGTACTGTGAGCACACGTAAATTCACAGTGAAAGGTATCATCCAGGACCCTGAGGGAACTTATATTGCTCCTGAGCTTGATCCAAGATTTAGGGTATTTATCCCCCTGGATGTGATGCAGGAGATGCAGGGTGTAACTGATATTGGTTTCTTTTTTGTAAAAGCTGAGAGCCTTGAGGTACTTGAAGCAACTACTGATGAGATCGATGAGAACCTTGCAAGGTCTGTTGGTGTCCCCAGTCGTGATCTCGATAATGAGGATGCAAAACCCTATGTGATCTTCAGCCAGCAGGACATCCTTGAGCAGCTCAACCAGATCTCCACTGCACTCACATCGATCCTGACCGCGATCGCATTGATAGCCCTTCTTGTTGGTTCTATTGGTATCACGAACATCATGCTCGTGACAGTTACTGAAAGGACAAAAGAGATCGGTATCCTTAAGTCCCTGGGATATACTTACAGGGATATTCTGACGATCTTTGTTGTGGAATCAGCTATCATTGGCTTCTTAGGCGGCATCTTTGGTGTTATCCTCGGAGTTATAGGCTCTTACATTGTGAACCAGTACCTTGATGTACCGTTCGTCTTCCCGATATCCCTTGTCTTCCTGGGATTTAGTATCGCACTCTTTGTAGGGGTCGTATCAGGAGTCTATCCTGCCAATAAAGCAGCTAGAATGGATCCGGGGGAGTCGTTGAGATATGAGTGATGATATCTGTAATGGTATGAGCAAAAGAGGTGTTCCCGGATGCTGAATTTCTCACAGGCCCTTCATCTGTCTATTGGCAGTATAAGCAGCTACAAGCTAAGGTCTGCACTGACAACTCTTGGTATCATCATAGGGATAGCTGCTGTTGTTGCAAATGTATCTCTTGGTGCGAGCTTCAACCAGTTCTTCGTTGACGAGCTTGGTTCCCAGGGGTCGAACTTCATTGTTATTTACAGCGAGGATATCAATCTCTTCTATGACAACCAGCTTGATGTCATAAAGAATACGCCAAAGGTCGAAGGTGTGTCCCCTATCCGACAGCAACTGGCGGGTGTTACGTATATCAGTACTCTAAGACAGGTTGATATTCAGGGGACTTCGGCCGATTATGAAAAGATCGGCAACATACAGCTGGAGGTCGGTAATTTCTTCTCAGAGCAGGATAAGTATGCTGCTGTACTGGGTTCGGATGTTGCATATGAGAAGTTCGACCAGAAGGTTTCCTACCGTAATTCCATCGACATTGAGTTCATACGCAGGGATGGTACACCTGTATCCCGCAGTTTCAAAGTGATTGGCATTATTGATAGCCCTGATTCCACTTTTATCCAGAGCGGAGCTGAATCTGATGTAAGGATATTCATTCCGATCGATACGATGAACGAGATGCTGGGAATTGAGGATTATGGCGGATTCTCAATAACAGTTGAAGACGCTGAATCGGTGCGTCCGGTTTCTGATGAGATCGATAAGAAGATCGCCAGAAGCCTTGGAGTCTCTGAAAGGGAGCTTGATAATGAGGATGTAAAGCCTTATAGTATCTTTAATCAGGCTGACATTCTCGATCAGCTTGATGAGCTCTCAGCCGGTCTTACTTCTCTCTTTATTTCGGTTGCACTGATCTCATTGATAGTCGGTTCTATCGGTATTATGAATATCATGCTTGTGACCGTGACAGAAAGGACAAAAGAGATCGGACTATTGAAATCGCTTGGTTATACGAGATCCAATATTCTCTATTTGTTCATCACAGAATCAATTATACTCGGTCTTATAGGTGGTATCCTTGGGACTGTCCTGGGTTTTGTCGGCTCTTATGCTGCAGTAAGCTTCCTTAACCTGCCTTACGTCTTCCCGACATATCTCTTAGTCTTAGGTGTTGGCATAGCCGTTGTCGTAGGCCTGATCGCAGGTGTCTATCCTGCGAATAAAGCTTCAAAACTTGATCCGGTGGAGTCGTTAAGAAAAAGCTAAACCTTTTACTTTTTAGTGCATCCCGCTGCTTAAATTAAGTCCGATGACTCCTATGATAATAAGGGCAATAGAACCTACTTTAAGGGCTGTCAGTGTTTCATCAAAATAGAAGATGCCAATAGCAGTAATGCTTAGTGTACCGATACCTGACCAGATGGCATATGCAAGGCTGACCTCAAGTCGTTTGAGGGCCAGTGTGAAGAGGGTGAAACTGACTCCATAGAACACAAATATCATTATGGAAGGAAGCGTTTTGGTAAAGCCTTCTGATAGTTTCATGCAGGTGGTTCCCATGACTTCGAAAAGTATGGCTGCAAAAAGAAATACGTAGCTCAAGTAAGATCACTCTCCTTATCTGTCAGAACCTTTTCTCTTTCTAATAAGAGAACAATATAGCTTTTAAATCTGATGTTAGATGAAGTTTCATTTTAGTTAGTTTTTTGTATCTGGATACTCAATATAATTGTGAGGTACTAAAAATGGCAAAAACATCACTTACTGCAGGCGAAAAAGCCCCCGCGCTCTGTCTACCGGATCCCGAAGGAAATGATGTATCTTTAGAGGATCTTAAAGGAAAATGGGTAGTTCTTTATTTCTATCCCAAGGATAACACATCAGGATGCAGCATAGAAGCCATGGAATTCACAAAACTGAAAGGCGATTTCGAGGAAGAGGGTGCTGTTGTAATAGGTGTCAGTAAAGACAGCCAGAAATCTCATCAAAGGTTCATTGAGAAGAAAGAACTTGGAATTACTCTTCTTTCAGACGAAAGTACTGAGTTACAGCAAAGCTATGATGTTTGGCAGCTGAAGAAAATGGCAGGCCGGGAATATATGGGAACTGTCAGGACGACCTTCCTTATCGATCCTGAAGGCAATATCGCAAAGGTGTGGGATAAGGTCAAGGCCAAGGGACATGCTGGGGCTGTGCTTGAGGGATTGAGGGAGATCAAGGGAGAATAATTCACTCATATTCTTCGTTTTTACTTTTTTCAATATTGTATTCCTTATAAACAAACATCTTTCTTCGCTGTCTTTTCATGCTGTTTGAACACTTTGGTTAATAATGAGATCCTTGCTTGATTTCTAACTTAAAAAGGTTGTACACTTGATATTAAGGTCATTGGTCCCTGATAACGTATGTTCATTCTTCCTTTTTTTATCATTTTCTTTGCGAACAACAGGAGTCTATATTATGACACTTCTGTATTTTTGGTTCCATTGATGTCTTTTTTTATTCAATGGGTTGCTAATCCAAAGACCACAACAGATAAATACATCCCTCATCATTATTCATGATGGATGGGAACTATTAACCTGTGGTTTCATTATCTCTTCCTTATTTGGTCCCATCAATTTCCATAGCAGTCAGCTGTATTCTCCTCCTAGTGGAATCTATTGTATGGTTCCAAAGCTGAGTTCAATTGATCT is from Methanococcoides sp. AM1 and encodes:
- a CDS encoding iron ABC transporter substrate-binding protein, which codes for MKLKTYSGILIILLVILSCIGSGCVSSSGKSAVNNVEMQTITDGLGREVTVPVAPEKIICQGPGALRYICYLGAQDKVVGVEDIELRKDENRRPYAIANPQFQNMPLIGEYRGNTDPEKIVAVDPDVIFWTYVQSADDADELQAKTGIPVIALNYGDLGVYRDDMYHSLRIMAEVMEKEERGEEVIEFFDMTIEDLGSRTEDIPEEEKASVYVGGIAYRGPHGFQSTEPSYPPFELINAKNVASSLGTEHADVSKEAIIEWDPEIIFVDLSTYQTTPSAVDELKTDPAYTSLTAVKNGEVYGVVPYNWYTTNHGSVLAAAYYSGEVIYPDRFQNIDAAEKADEIYVFLFGEPAYEAMNSGFSAGFGQIELNE
- a CDS encoding MarC family protein; this translates as MDLIGYFIYSFMTLFIIVSPITGVITFITLTNGLSLDAKNVIAKKSVMLAFVIAIFFIFTGNIILDILGISLDSLKVAGGLLLFTIAFDMMQAKISRESITDKEIDASADREDIWIFPIAMPILTGPATITTVIILTETAEVVQQKLLVILATVITYSIAMVTFLFSRRIHKKMGYNGMLVLTRLFGLFLGAISVTMIASGIWGIYIGMVGLPT
- the corA gene encoding magnesium/cobalt transporter CorA translates to MSKMVHAGSRKVGVAPGTLIHIGKKQLTEPKITVIDYNADDFQELVAENIEEAYPFKDSENVSWINIYGVHHVDLIEKIGTNFGIHPLVLEDIVHTDQRPKVEFFDSYMYIVLKMLQYDKDKEEIIAEQVSIILGSNFVISFQEIMGDTFDPVRDRIRSSKGRIRKQGPDYLTYALLDSIVDNYFVMLEKIGENIESLDDELLDDPTPKTLEKIHRLKKEVIFLRKFVWPLREVISSLQREESPFIKESTSIFLKDVYDHIIQVMDTIESYRDILSTMLDLYLSTASNKMNEIMKVLTIIATIFIPLTFIAGIYGMNFEYMPELKWHLGYPAVWALMISVSLVMLTYFRKLKWI
- a CDS encoding ABC transporter ATP-binding protein — encoded protein: METTPNTDIDDPAVVKATDVCRDYQVGEMTIPVLKNVNMVVEKGEFVAIMGPSGSGKSTLMNLIGCLDRPTCGTVLLMGKNINSISDNELAKLRGLEIGFVFQSFNLVPRLTALENVELPTYANSRPGVDNRKYAKELLELVGLEDRMNYRPTELSGGQSQRVAVARALINDPSLILADEPTGNLDSKTGKEIMELFTDLNNKGRTIIMITHDPNLAKKYADRVVYLKDGYIEDRNDVAN
- a CDS encoding COG1361 S-layer family protein, whose amino-acid sequence is MMNYKRPIGILVLLILLFVVAGPIIAGAASSSSTLRVDLLRYDPYPAEIGSYVDVWIKVENFASGTAEDVSIKIEPEYPFSLDSENNAIKNFGILPPDRTAIHEYRLYVDDGAKAGAGSFDILYRASDESSWQKTSFDIKVGSTTFDSKGTVGLSNVISSPEVFMPGDEGSVSFTLTNTAQQSTIVIDDESYDTYARVQSATLMGTDMITVTSQPYEGKGVLGPGDFVQVTYNIKVSDSMEDGTYFLDLVMIGNSHSFNNNWMVPVVVDSSAVRVIPSMPLVLENGKADLEFDVANIHPNALSSVLVKLEADGVKFLPQEYFVGSMDPDELFTIEIEAQADDPDKTGPVNLTIYTDYRNGLNEHNEVIGTDVLTLEHVEEDGNNTALAILLIGGIIVAVAYYMYRKKGLRISMDR
- a CDS encoding ABC transporter permease, producing the protein MVNLSQATKIALGSIRSAKMRSALTTLGIVIGVAAVIVNISMGVGFSQSFEDNIGAVGSNFIIIYTQKSNVLNDNQLEVVRNTAGVEALSPVNGQIGTVTYQSSGRSTTINGVRSEYEEVGNILMEKGQFLTDQDQYVAVIGSDIAYDKFERNLSVKNSINISINNIDGTVSTRKFTVKGIIQDPEGTYIAPELDPRFRVFIPLDVMQEMQGVTDIGFFFVKAESLEVLEATTDEIDENLARSVGVPSRDLDNEDAKPYVIFSQQDILEQLNQISTALTSILTAIALIALLVGSIGITNIMLVTVTERTKEIGILKSLGYTYRDILTIFVVESAIIGFLGGIFGVILGVIGSYIVNQYLDVPFVFPISLVFLGFSIALFVGVVSGVYPANKAARMDPGESLRYE
- a CDS encoding ABC transporter permease; this encodes MLNFSQALHLSIGSISSYKLRSALTTLGIIIGIAAVVANVSLGASFNQFFVDELGSQGSNFIVIYSEDINLFYDNQLDVIKNTPKVEGVSPIRQQLAGVTYISTLRQVDIQGTSADYEKIGNIQLEVGNFFSEQDKYAAVLGSDVAYEKFDQKVSYRNSIDIEFIRRDGTPVSRSFKVIGIIDSPDSTFIQSGAESDVRIFIPIDTMNEMLGIEDYGGFSITVEDAESVRPVSDEIDKKIARSLGVSERELDNEDVKPYSIFNQADILDQLDELSAGLTSLFISVALISLIVGSIGIMNIMLVTVTERTKEIGLLKSLGYTRSNILYLFITESIILGLIGGILGTVLGFVGSYAAVSFLNLPYVFPTYLLVLGVGIAVVVGLIAGVYPANKASKLDPVESLRKS
- a CDS encoding multidrug efflux SMR transporter, translated to MSYVFLFAAILFEVMGTTCMKLSEGFTKTLPSIMIFVFYGVSFTLFTLALKRLEVSLAYAIWSGIGTLSITAIGIFYFDETLTALKVGSIALIIIGVIGLNLSSGMH
- the bcp gene encoding thioredoxin-dependent thiol peroxidase, whose protein sequence is MAKTSLTAGEKAPALCLPDPEGNDVSLEDLKGKWVVLYFYPKDNTSGCSIEAMEFTKLKGDFEEEGAVVIGVSKDSQKSHQRFIEKKELGITLLSDESTELQQSYDVWQLKKMAGREYMGTVRTTFLIDPEGNIAKVWDKVKAKGHAGAVLEGLREIKGE